GCGGCGGTCGCGGGCGCGGTTGCGCTCGATCTTGGCGCGCCAGAAGTCCGACAGCTTGTGCTTCCACTGCGGGTAGCGCCAGCCGTGCCAGAAGTCGCCGTCGACGAACACGACGACGCGGGCCTTCGTGAACACGAAGTCGGACTTGCCGGGCAAAAGCTTGTAGTTGCGTCGATACCGCCAGCCCAGGCGGTGGAAGGCCGACGAGACCTTGCGCTCAAGCGACGTGTTCTTCCCTTGCACCGCCTGCATCGTCCGCCGGCGCTGGTCGGGCGTCAGGTTGTCGACCACGAGGCGTCCTCCGGGCCTCCGGGATCCCCGTCGCGAAAGCCGGCGACAGGACGTGCCGATCGATCCATTGTACGGCCGGCACGCAGACCGCGTCGCCGAATCCGAACAGGTTCTGGATCGTGTTGGAGACCAGCGGGAACTCGGGCGCGCCCTGCAGCCGGGCGTACTCCCGGGGCGACATCCAGCGCATCCGGATCCGGCCCGCCTCGACCACGATCACGATCTGCTTGGCGCTCCCGCCGCGGGGCGTGCGCAGGCAGCCGGCGACGCCGTCGAAGCGGACCTCGGCGCGGGTGCGGCCGTCGCGCTTGCGGCGGTAGATCGTGCCGACGAACGACCCGCCCGAGGCCGCCGTCGCGTCGATCCGCTCGCGGTGGCGGTCGTGCATCATGTCGCGGTGCCTGGAGACCGCCGCGGCGTCCCACCAGTCCTGGCCGTCGTCGCGGTCGATCAGGGTCGCGACGTGCGGCGGCGCCCCCCGGGGCGCGGGGACGTCGAACGCGATCCAGCCCGTCGGCAGGTCGATCGACCGCATCAGGTCGACGAGCCGCGCCGGCCGGATGCGGCGGTCGGCCGACTCGACGCGCTCGGACCAGGCGTCGGCCAGCCAGCCCGAGGGCGGCTTGAGCACGGTCCCGGGCGGGCT
The DNA window shown above is from Paludisphaera mucosa and carries:
- a CDS encoding very short patch repair endonuclease, producing MVDNLTPDQRRRTMQAVQGKNTSLERKVSSAFHRLGWRYRRNYKLLPGKSDFVFTKARVVVFVDGDFWHGWRYPQWKHKLSDFWRAKIERNRARDRRNFALLRRRGWAVLRLWGHDVEKNLDASIERVRVLLERARAAEEQS
- a CDS encoding DNA cytosine methyltransferase, with the protein product MSGAAGDKTFCEFFAGIGLVREALGASGWSCIYANDVDPKKRALYESRFGDEGHFHLGDVWETAEVVARIEGRPRLATASFPCVDLSLAGHGRGFEGRHSSTFFGFIRAMEQLGERRPPLVLLENVTGFLTSAGGKDFEAAAMALAALGYRLDAFTLDAAMFLPQSRPRVFVVGAAEGLSPPGTVLKPPSGWLADAWSERVESADRRIRPARLVDLMRSIDLPTGWIAFDVPAPRGAPPHVATLIDRDDGQDWWDAAAVSRHRDMMHDRHRERIDATAASGGSFVGTIYRRKRDGRTRAEVRFDGVAGCLRTPRGGSAKQIVIVVEAGRIRMRWMSPREYARLQGAPEFPLVSNTIQNLFGFGDAVCVPAVQWIDRHVLSPAFATGIPEARRTPRGRQPDARPAPADDAGGAREEHVA